GATGCGGGCGCTGAGAGGAATGTCCTCTCCGGAGAGCCCATCCGGGTAACCCTTGCCGTCCCAGCGCTCATGATGCCAGCGGGCAACCTCGCGCGCCGTGCTCAGGTAGCTCCCGCTAAGCAGGCTCTCGCCATCGAGTGTGTGCCGCCGGATCACCTCTCGCTCTTCGGGAGTGAGCCTTCCGGGCTTGAGGAGGATGGAGTCAGGCACGGAGATCTTACCGATGTCGTGCATACGGCTAGCCAGCACTATCTCTCTGACCCGGGCCTCGTCCCCCACGAGCCGCTGTCCCATGAGGCCAACCCAGTGCTGGAGGTTCTCAAGGTGTCTGGCCGTGGTGTGGTCGCGCGCCTCTGCCGCCGCCGCCAGGCGGGCGATGTTCTCCATGTAAGCGTCGCGCTCGCGCGCTTTGGAGACGCGCAGTTCGCGCATGAGCTGCGCTGCTCTTATGGCGACGGCCGCGACATCGGACATGCGCGAGAGGATCTCCAACTCGCCCCGCGAGTAGCGTCTGACTTCGCGATTAGCCACGGAGAGCACGCCGACGAAGATGTCGGTGACCCATAAGGGTTGGAGCACCGTCGTTCGGACACCAAACCGCCGGAAGAACTCGGCCTCTTCGTCACTAATGAAGGGCCTGATGGCCGGATGCTGCAGATCCGGGATCACCCAAGGCTGCTTCCATTCAGCCAAGAGACCCACGCTTTGCCCCTCGGGGCGAGCTACACGGCTCATGCTGCGCAACCGGACCTCGAGGAGTTCGCGCCAGCGTTCGGCTCCCGCCTGCCAATCTGGCCAGGAGGGGTCGGTATAGAGGTTGCGGGCGAGCTGGCCGGAATCGAGGTCGTAAGAGTCTATGGCGACGGAAGTCGACTTGGTTGCTTCCGCGACCTGCTGCGCCAGTATGCCTAGCACTTCCGGGACGGAGTTGGACTGCAGGACGACCGAAAGCATCTCCGTGACGGCAGTCATGGAATCCGCGCGGGCTTCGACGTTTGCTAGAAGCCGCGTCCCTCTCACGGTGCGCAGGCAGAACCTCGCCGTCAGTACCGCACGGGCCAAGTCGCCGTCCTGAACCTGCTCGGGCGGGCCGGCAACGACGAGGCGATAGTCGCCCGCGACTCCGTCGATGGGGACACTGAGGAACTGAGCCGTCTCGTCTCTGTACAGTGCAGAGCACTCGAAGATGCCCTCGACTCTCAGTGGGTCAAGGGCGGGCGATGGCTTGCTGCCGGCGAACCATCTGCAACGTCCACGAGGGTCCCGGAAGAAGATGTCGACGCCGGCGGCACCCAGATCGGCGGCCGCGAGTTCGAGCGCCACGATGACATCGTTCTTGATGACCGAGTGGACGTCGTCGAGTCCCGCCGGTTCGCGAAGTAAATCTTCCGCCGAGAGCGCCAACGCGCGCTCTATCGGGTTGTAGACCATTTCAATGTACTTATCGGTTGCCCCTTAAGCCTGCCGTAGGGTTGGGCTGTGTTCCAGCAGCCCTGCCTGCCCACAGC
This genomic interval from Dehalococcoidia bacterium contains the following:
- a CDS encoding HD domain-containing phosphohydrolase, coding for MVYNPIERALALSAEDLLREPAGLDDVHSVIKNDVIVALELAAADLGAAGVDIFFRDPRGRCRWFAGSKPSPALDPLRVEGIFECSALYRDETAQFLSVPIDGVAGDYRLVVAGPPEQVQDGDLARAVLTARFCLRTVRGTRLLANVEARADSMTAVTEMLSVVLQSNSVPEVLGILAQQVAEATKSTSVAIDSYDLDSGQLARNLYTDPSWPDWQAGAERWRELLEVRLRSMSRVARPEGQSVGLLAEWKQPWVIPDLQHPAIRPFISDEEAEFFRRFGVRTTVLQPLWVTDIFVGVLSVANREVRRYSRGELEILSRMSDVAAVAIRAAQLMRELRVSKARERDAYMENIARLAAAAEARDHTTARHLENLQHWVGLMGQRLVGDEARVREIVLASRMHDIGKISVPDSILLKPGRLTPEEREVIRRHTLDGESLLSGSYLSTAREVARWHHERWDGKGYPDGLSGEDIPLSARIVSVADVYDALISNRPYKNAWTPEDALAEIQKGAGSQFDPRVTEVFFEVWREDAAQTSTA